In Chiloscyllium plagiosum isolate BGI_BamShark_2017 chromosome 39, ASM401019v2, whole genome shotgun sequence, one genomic interval encodes:
- the LOC122542228 gene encoding ferritin, middle subunit-like isoform X1, translated as MASQVCQNYHQDCEAAVNKQINLELTASYLYQSLMSYFDRDDVALHHFSQFFKAQSQEKQEHAEKLLKFQNQRGGRVVLQDVKKPERDEWGNGLQAMQVALDLEKNVNQSLLDLHQLATAQTDPHLCDFLETHYLDEEVEIIKRLGDYITNLKRLGAPENGLGEYLFDRLSLEDSS; from the exons ATGGCCTCCCAGGTTTGTCAAAACTATCACCAGGATTGTGAAGCTGCTGTCAACAAGCAGATTAacctggagctcactgcctcCTATCTCTATCAGTCTTTG ATGTCGTACTTTGACCGGGATGATGTtgccctgcaccatttctcccagttCTTCAAAGCTCAGTCCCAGGAGAAGCAGGAACATGCAGAGAAGCTGCTGAAATTCCAGAATCAGCGTGGAGGCAGAGTCGTCCTCCAGGATGTGAAG AAGCCAGAGAGGGATGAGTGGGGTAACGGGCTGCAGGCAATGCAGGTTGCCCTGGATCTGGAGAAGAATGTGAACCAGAGTTTGCTGGATCTACATCAACTTGCCActgcccagactgaccctcat ctgtgtgacttcctggagacccactatttggatgaggaggttgagatcaTCAAGCGACTTGGGGACTACATCACCAACCTGAAGCGTCTGGGAGCTCCTGAGAATGGGctgggagagtacctgtttgacaggctctCGCTGGAGGACAGCAGTTAG
- the LOC122542228 gene encoding ferritin, middle subunit-like isoform X2, whose protein sequence is MASQVCQNYHQDCEAAVNKQINLELTASYLYQSLMSYFDRDDVALHHFSQFFKAQSQEKQEHAEKLLKFQNQRGGRVVLQDVKKPERDEWGNGLQAMQVALDLEKNVNQSLLDLHQLAQTDPHLCDFLETHYLDEEVEIIKRLGDYITNLKRLGAPENGLGEYLFDRLSLEDSS, encoded by the exons ATGGCCTCCCAGGTTTGTCAAAACTATCACCAGGATTGTGAAGCTGCTGTCAACAAGCAGATTAacctggagctcactgcctcCTATCTCTATCAGTCTTTG ATGTCGTACTTTGACCGGGATGATGTtgccctgcaccatttctcccagttCTTCAAAGCTCAGTCCCAGGAGAAGCAGGAACATGCAGAGAAGCTGCTGAAATTCCAGAATCAGCGTGGAGGCAGAGTCGTCCTCCAGGATGTGAAG AAGCCAGAGAGGGATGAGTGGGGTAACGGTCTGCAGGCAATGCAGGTTGCCCTGGATCTGGAGAAGAATGTGAACCAGAGTTTGCTGGATCTACACCAACT tgcccagactgaccctcat ctgtgtgacttcctggagacccactatttggatgaggaggttgagatcaTCAAGCGACTTGGGGACTACATCACCAACCTGAAGCGTCTGGGAGCTCCTGAGAATGGGctgggagagtacctgtttgacaggctctCGCTGGAGGACAGCAGTTAG